One Calditrichia bacterium DNA window includes the following coding sequences:
- a CDS encoding right-handed parallel beta-helix repeat-containing protein produces the protein MNKWILIVTMWLGFTAVTIADVINVPDDFGTIQQAIDSAQVGDTVLVAPGTYVENVDFHGKKLVVASWFLTTGDTSYISQTVIDGNADSTTVSIQNFEPAGTELTGFSITNGLGTGDWPNVRGGGIHIRTSSPSIRYCYIYNNETVGSSNRGAGIYASSQYSYISNCRIYNNTSFVGPGIAIGNGAFGTIVDSCWIANNFGLDAILIAYSQFVTISNTFIVDNDSRALRSFTSNATKLIHCTIAGNGAEGVAAYGNGADTTYIINSIIYGNNPSFDFGNDTLVVAQYSLIEGADTSYFFGTGCLDADPLFAPNYQLSENSPAIDAGDPTMPLDPDGTVADMGAAYYNQNVTAIGDDDSAIPTKITLFANYPNPFNPETTIGFQLPAAGDVTLEIYTITGQLVKTLVGGLQPAGKFTVKWNGTNQFGKPVSSGVYLYRLAVGNVVQTRKMILLR, from the coding sequence ATGAACAAATGGATTCTGATCGTAACAATGTGGTTGGGTTTTACTGCTGTAACAATTGCTGATGTCATAAATGTGCCGGATGATTTTGGAACCATTCAGCAAGCGATCGACAGTGCGCAGGTAGGCGATACGGTGTTGGTTGCACCGGGAACGTATGTGGAAAATGTCGATTTTCACGGGAAAAAATTGGTGGTCGCGTCCTGGTTTTTAACAACCGGCGATACATCCTATATTTCCCAAACCGTGATCGATGGAAATGCAGACAGCACCACGGTTTCCATCCAGAATTTTGAACCTGCCGGTACGGAATTAACCGGTTTTTCGATCACCAACGGGTTGGGCACCGGCGATTGGCCCAACGTTCGCGGTGGTGGAATTCACATCAGAACCAGCTCACCCTCAATTCGCTACTGCTATATTTACAATAACGAAACGGTTGGCAGTTCCAATCGCGGTGCAGGAATTTATGCGTCATCGCAATATTCCTATATTTCCAACTGCCGGATTTACAACAACACATCGTTTGTCGGTCCGGGAATTGCCATCGGCAATGGTGCGTTTGGCACCATCGTCGATAGTTGCTGGATCGCCAACAATTTTGGTTTAGATGCCATTTTGATAGCTTACAGCCAATTTGTCACCATCAGTAACACATTTATTGTGGATAACGATTCGCGGGCATTGCGGTCGTTTACTTCCAACGCCACCAAACTCATTCACTGCACCATCGCCGGAAACGGTGCCGAAGGCGTGGCAGCATACGGCAATGGCGCGGATACAACGTATATCATCAACAGCATTATTTATGGCAACAATCCATCATTTGATTTCGGAAACGATACGCTTGTTGTCGCCCAATATTCTTTGATTGAGGGAGCAGATACAAGCTACTTTTTCGGCACCGGCTGTTTGGATGCCGATCCGTTGTTTGCCCCAAATTACCAACTCAGCGAAAATTCCCCGGCAATTGATGCGGGTGATCCCACTATGCCGCTGGACCCGGATGGCACCGTTGCGGATATGGGTGCAGCTTATTACAATCAAAACGTAACCGCAATTGGTGATGATGATAGCGCAATACCCACAAAAATTACTCTCTTTGCCAATTATCCAAACCCGTTCAATCCCGAAACGACGATTGGTTTTCAATTGCCAGCCGCCGGAGATGTGACGTTGGAAATTTACACCATTACCGGACAGTTGGTAAAAACATTGGTGGGCGGCTTGCAGCCTGCCGGAAAATTTACGGTAAAATGGAATGGCACTAACCAGTTTGGCAAACCGGTGAGTAGCGGTGTTTACCTCTATCGCCTTGCTGTTGGCAATGTTGTTCAAACCCGAAAAATGATTCTACTTCGGTAA